The following nucleotide sequence is from Cyclobacteriaceae bacterium.
GAAGGAAGCTGTTGAACACATCACAAGGATTGGTTATCCCGAATACCTCGTTCCCTTTCTTGGTGTGGCTAAGGTTCTGGGATTGATCGCCATTCTTGTTCCCGGCTTTCCAAGACTAAAAGAGTGGGCGTATGCCGGTATCGTTTATGATCTTGCCGGTGCTATGTACTCTCATATTGCTTTTGGAGATGGTCCTTCCGAGTGGGCTGGATTCTTCATTATGTTTGGAATCATCGCTGGCTCCTACATCTATCATCACAAACGTCTGCGCGAAAAAGCTGCTGTTCTGGCGTAAGTGAAGTCCATTATAAAAAAACGCACTGGCAATAATTCTGCCAGTGCGTTTTTTGTTGTTCACTCAGCCTAAGCGCTCATCAGCATTTCCTTATTATACTTGTTTCTGTATTCTACCGGTGACAACCCTGTGGTTCTTTTAAAGATCGTGCGGAATGCTTTTGTATCTGAATATCCTACCGTGTCCATGATCTCGTTGATATTCTTTCTGCTGGTTTCAAAGCTCTTCTTTGCAGCTTCCATCTTTACTCTTTGAATGTATTCCGAAACGGTGTTGCAGGTTGCTTTCTTGAAACGTCGTTCCAGGCTTCTACGACCTACAGCAAACATATTGGCCAGGGCATCCACTGTGATCTTGTCCTGAAAGTTGTTCTCAATAAACTCCTGAGCCTTTCTTACCGGTTCATCATCATGTTCTTTTTGTCCCATGAAGATTGAAAAAGGAGATTGACTGCCCCGGTCTATTTCGATCTCATACATCTTAGCACAAAGGATCGCTACTTCCCTTCCTGCATGCTTTTCGATGAGGTAGATGATCAGGTTCCAGAATGAATTTGCGCCGCCGCTGGTATAAATGCCATGCTCATCAGTAATGATCTTCTCAGATATCAATGTCACATCCGGGAACATCTTTCTGAAGTCGTTGGTAGCCATCCAGTGTGTAGCGCATTTCTTTCCACTCAGTAGTCCGGTAGACGCAAGCAGGAAGGTTCCTACACAAAGACTTGCAACCTCTGCCCCATCTTTGTATTGCTTGTTGATCCAGGGGAAAAATTCTTTGTTCATATCAATGACTTTCTCCATGTCTCCGTTTACTGCGGGGATGATGATCATGTCAGTCTTCTTTACATTGGTGATGCTTCTCTCCGGAGTAATGGAGAACAACCGATCATATACCTGCGGTGACTGATCTATTCCCACCAATTGAACTTCGAACATGGGTGCTTTTCCGAGGCTTACTAAAAAGTCATTGGCCTTGTTGAAAGCAATAAAGGATCCTTCAATACAGCTTACTGCTGTTGCTCCGCGTGTAACCAGAATTGAAATGTGTTTCATAGTTGTGTTTTTTTGATCGGTTGCTGAGTGACTATGAATCAAAACTAGAATATTGATTTGTCGCAATCAACCCCTCTAAGTGGCGTATTTACACCTCACTTTGCGTAAAACCCTCAAATTATTGCAGAATAGCCGATTTTGGCTTCAGGAAATTGCCATATCCGACTGATTTTTTTTAAAGAATGCATTGCCTGACATCGAAGGTGCTCATCCTATAAATTCAACAGATAACGAATGTCGTGATTGGCCCCTCAGATTGCCGCAATGATCCCCGCACAGTATCTATCAATCAAGGTAGTTTTGAGCTATAATTCGATTCGATCAGATGTCTCAGATCAATGCTTATCTAACTTTCAATGGAAATTGTCGCGAGGCAATGACCTTTTATAAGGAATGTCTGGGAGGTGAGCTGACTCTTCAACCGGTAGAGGGTTCACCGATGGAAAATCAATTTCCTCCATCGGCAAGAAATACGATCTTGCATGCGAGTCTGGTCAATGGAGAACTTGTGTTGTTGGGATCGGATGTCTCCGGATCGGCTGGAGTCATTACCGGGAATTCAATTTCATTGTCGCTTAATTGCGGGAGTGAAAAAGAAATAAAAACATACTTTAAAAAGCTTTCTTCAGAAGGACAAGTCGTTCATCCTCTCCATGATTTCTTTGCAGGAATGATGGGAACCGTTACCGACAAGTTTGGAAGAGACTGGCTGTTGTATTTTGAAAAACAAACTATCTAAAACCTGACTCATGACCATTATAATCTGGATTATTTCTGTGATAGCCATCATCATAGGCCTGTTTCTCCTGATCGCGCTCTTTATCAGGAAGGAATACGCTATTGAAAAGGATATCATTATCTCAAGACCGCTATCAGATGTATTTGCTTATGTACGCCTGATTAAAAATCAGGATCAGTATAATAAGTGGTGGCAGCTCGATATGAATTCAAAAAGAGAGTACACTGGGACTGATGGTCAGGTAGGCTTTATCGCAGCCTGGAACAGTACCAATAATCAGGCAGGTGAAGGAGCTCAGGAGATTACCAGCATTAAGGAAGGCGAATCCATTGATTGCGAGATACGATTCGTCAGACCGTTTGCAGGAGTCTCTCAAACAACAATGACCACCACTCCCCTGGATGCTCAGCATACAAAAGTAAAATGGACATTTAATGGAAGCAGCAAGTATCCCATGAATGCAATGTTTGCTATGTTGAAACTTGATCAGGTACTGGGAAAGGATCTGGCATTGAGTCTTGAAAATCTCAAGAAGAAACTTGAGAACTAGAGCAGGTGGAATAGTTATTGCAGAGAAAGAACATCTTAAGAACAGAAGTTAATCATACATGGTCGAGATTTTCAAAACCAACGTGAATGAAACTGATCAGGCGGAATTGCTGATGGATCGGATGAATCTTGTCTTTCCTGATTATAAGATCAATTTTGACCTGGATGACTGTGACAGGATCTTAAGAGTGAAAAACCCGGAGGGTCCAGTTCAATCAGAACAGATCATCGTGATCATGGAGGCATTCGGGCACTGGAGTGAGATATTGGAAGATGAAATACTCGTTGCCGGGTAAAAAAAATGACCTCCGTTTCCGGAAGCCATTTATCATTTGAAAAAGATCCTTTTTAATTGCAGGTGCCAACACCGGTAATATAAACATCAATGGTTACTGCTGAACCTGATGTATCTGCCTGGGCACTGAGAGTTGTATGATAGACGCCCCCGCTTAGATTAGCATTAAACTCTTCACAGCCTCCGGGAGGTGCGAACAGAAAATAGCTCCCCTGGATGCTGATGGTGGCATCATAGTATGTTGTTGTAGAATAACCTGCTCCGATCGTCCAGAGATAACTGCTGGCATTATTTACACAGTTGGTTCTGAAAAGTACAGTCTGCGATTGAGTCATCGTAATGCTTGCAATATTCGGTCCGTTGTCGGCGGACATATTTACTGAAGAACTAAGGCAATGGAAAGGAACTACCGGCGCCTCCTTCTTAAATGAAAACAGTAGCAATGAAAGCCCAACCAGAGCTGCAGGTAAAAGACTGATCTTTCTCATAAGGTTTAGATTTTGTTTGAAGTTTATTATAGGACCTTATTAAATCTAGAAGTTTACCCGTGAAGAGGCAAGACTAAATCGTCGAATGACATGATAAAATTGTTATTAATTCAAGGCATTTCAGATCAGTAAGCCTGACTCTATAGGATCCTTTAGATTATGTATAGGATTCTTTAGATAACAAGAGAATTGTTGATCATAATTTATAATTTCGATCTTCTAATCTATCATAACAATGCAACAACAAACTCTCGTTCTTCTTTTTTTCTATGGTGTATTTCTGATTTTATGTGGAATTACCTCTGTCATTTTCATTGGCATGAAAGCAAAGACAGCCTTGATTTCCGGTGGAATCTCAGGACTCGCTTCTATCGGCATTGGTCACATGATCTCAACAAACAGTCCGCCTTTTGAACTTGCTGGTGTTTTATTGCCATTACTTTTGTTCATCGTTTTTTCCTGGAGATCCACCAAGACACTTTTCAAAATATTCGAATTGATTCCCTCCAATCATGAGGACCTGAAGGGTAAAGGTGTGGCCTTTCTTATTATCAGCCTGATGGCGGTAGTTTCTCTGGTGGTTTTTATTCTTCAGATTATCAATTAATCCAGGAACCAGACTTCCTTGTCAGAAATAGAGATGCTCACCCGTGCTCCTTCCTGAAAATGGCTATCCATAGATCGGACTGTTACCAAAGTATCCGCTATTGCCATCTCAACTTCATAGTGACTTCCGAAATAATGGACCCCTGTAACCGTTCCGGACATGGAATTATTTTCGGCTGGCATCACTCTTATCTTTTCTGGTCGCAGGAAAATATTCTTCTTCACAATGTTTGAAGGCAAGCTTAGACTGTCACCGAACTTATCGACCGGCAGAAGATTAAATTTTCCAAAGAGTCCTGCTGTATATCGATCAACTGGTTGATTATATATCTGAGCAGGTATCCCCTTCTGAATTATTCTTCCATTCTTCATGACAAGGATTTCATCTGCCCATGAAAGAGTATCCAGCGGATCATGAGAAACGAGAATGCTGGTGATCTTTAACTGATCACCAATATCATAAATCACCTCTTTTAAAATATTCTTATGGGTTATATCAAGATTGGAGAACGGTTCATCCAGTAATAAAAGTTTTGGTGATCGCACCAATGCTCTTGCTAAAGCAACACGCTGCCGTTCACCTCCGGAGAGCTCTTCTGTTCTACGCTTAAGAAATTCTGTGATCTGACATAGTTCATAAACCAGATGGGCATCCTCACCTGCAAGTTCGTTTGAATAACCCAGTGCCTGCTCTACCCTTAACGACCTGGGCATGTCATACTGTTGTGACAGATAGGCAATCTCAGAATGTCCTGGCACTAATTGTTCTTCGGGTCCATTTACGTGCTGGTCGTCAAAGAGAACCTCTCCATTATCCGGTTGTACAAGTCCTGAAATGATTTTTAGTAGCGTCGTTTTTCCTGAACCGGTTTCTCCAGCAATGGCGATTTTGTAGAAACGCTCCTGAGAGAAATCAATATCGGAGAGCACAAAGCCATCATCGCTTTTCTTACTGATTCCTGAAACTTTCAATAAAGGCATTCTGATCCTGGCTTGTGGCGGAAAATATACGACTAGATATGGTAAGCCAGAAACGTGGGCAGATATGAAACGGATTCCAATTTTATGGCTTTAATCTTTCAGCTTTCCCAGTATCTTTGCACCCTTATTTTATAATCAATGATTTCTGTAGACGCAGTCACGGTAGAGTTTAACGGTTCAGCTCTTTTCAGCAACATTTCTTTTAATATTAACGACAACGACCGGATTGCCTTAATGGGCAAAAACGGCGCTGGAAAGTCGACCTTGCTGAAGATCATAGCAGGTTATAGCAAACCTACCCGCGGTAAAGTATCGGCTCCTAAGGATGCGATCATTGCCTATCTGCCCCAGCATTTGCTGACAGAGGATAATGCAACGGTTTTTGAAGAAGCCTCCAAGGCTTTTGGGAAGATCCTTGACATGAAAAAGCAGATGGATCATCTCAATCATCAGCTTGAAACCCGTACGGATTATGAATCCGATGATTACGCAAAGATCATTGAACAAGTATCGGAACTAAGTGAAAAATACTATTCTGTAGAAGAAATAAATTTTGATGCAGAAGTAGAGAAGACTCTTATGGGTCTTGGCTTTTTAAGATCTGATTTCAGCAGGCCAACAAAGGAATTCAGTGGTGGATGGCGCATGCGGATTGAGCTGGCGAAGATCCTCCTGCAAAAGCCTGATCTGGTTTTGCTTGATGAGCCTACAAATCATATGGATATTGATTCCATTCAATGGCTGGAAGATTTCCTGATCAACAATGCGAAGGCGGTAATTGTTATCAGTCACGATAAGACATTCGTTGATAACATTACGAACCGTACGATTGAAGTTACCATGGGCCGTATCTACGACTACAAGGCAAAGTATACACACTATCTTCAGCTTCGTAAAGAGCGTCGTGAGCAGCAGCAGAAGCAATTTGAAGATCAGAGAAAGCAGATTGCCGACATTCAGGAATTCATTGATCGTTTTAAAGGAACATATTCTAAAACCCTTCAGGTACAATCCCGTGTGAAGACACTTGAAAAGATCGAGATCATTGAGGTGGATGAAGTGGATTCCTCAGCGTTGAATCTGAAGTTCCCTCCTGCTCCCCGTTCTGGTAATTATCCTGTCATCATTGAAGGGATGACAAAGAAGTATGGTGATCATACAGTTTTAAAGGATGTATCTCTTACGATTTCACGTGGAGAACGAATTGCCTTTATTGGAAAGAACGGTGAGGGTAAATCGACGCTTGTAAAGGCGATCATGAGTGAGATTGAGTTTGAAGGAAAAGTTCAGCTTGGACATGGATCCCTGATCGGATACTTTGCACAGAATCAGGCGTCTCTTCTGGATGAAAGCCTTACCGTATTTCAGACGATCGATCAGATTGCTGTTGGAGATATCAGAACAAAGATCAAGGACATCCTCGGCGCTTTTATGTTCAGTGGTGAATCCATTGACAAAAAAGTGAAGATGCTTTCAGGAGGAGAGAAAACACGTCTCGCGATGATCAAGCTTCTTCTTCAGCCTGTCAACCTTCTTATTCTTGATGAGCCTACCAATCATCTTGACATCAAGACCAAGGATATTCTGAAAGAAGCTTTGATTGCATTCGATGGCACAATGATCCTCGTATCTCACGACCGCGACTTCCTGGATGGCC
It contains:
- a CDS encoding VOC family protein gives rise to the protein MSQINAYLTFNGNCREAMTFYKECLGGELTLQPVEGSPMENQFPPSARNTILHASLVNGELVLLGSDVSGSAGVITGNSISLSLNCGSEKEIKTYFKKLSSEGQVVHPLHDFFAGMMGTVTDKFGRDWLLYFEKQTI
- a CDS encoding helix-turn-helix domain-containing protein — its product is MKHISILVTRGATAVSCIEGSFIAFNKANDFLVSLGKAPMFEVQLVGIDQSPQVYDRLFSITPERSITNVKKTDMIIIPAVNGDMEKVIDMNKEFFPWINKQYKDGAEVASLCVGTFLLASTGLLSGKKCATHWMATNDFRKMFPDVTLISEKIITDEHGIYTSGGANSFWNLIIYLIEKHAGREVAILCAKMYEIEIDRGSQSPFSIFMGQKEHDDEPVRKAQEFIENNFQDKITVDALANMFAVGRRSLERRFKKATCNTVSEYIQRVKMEAAKKSFETSRKNINEIMDTVGYSDTKAFRTIFKRTTGLSPVEYRNKYNKEMLMSA
- a CDS encoding ABC-F family ATP-binding cassette domain-containing protein — encoded protein: MISVDAVTVEFNGSALFSNISFNINDNDRIALMGKNGAGKSTLLKIIAGYSKPTRGKVSAPKDAIIAYLPQHLLTEDNATVFEEASKAFGKILDMKKQMDHLNHQLETRTDYESDDYAKIIEQVSELSEKYYSVEEINFDAEVEKTLMGLGFLRSDFSRPTKEFSGGWRMRIELAKILLQKPDLVLLDEPTNHMDIDSIQWLEDFLINNAKAVIVISHDKTFVDNITNRTIEVTMGRIYDYKAKYTHYLQLRKERREQQQKQFEDQRKQIADIQEFIDRFKGTYSKTLQVQSRVKTLEKIEIIEVDEVDSSALNLKFPPAPRSGNYPVIIEGMTKKYGDHTVLKDVSLTISRGERIAFIGKNGEGKSTLVKAIMSEIEFEGKVQLGHGSLIGYFAQNQASLLDESLTVFQTIDQIAVGDIRTKIKDILGAFMFSGESIDKKVKMLSGGEKTRLAMIKLLLQPVNLLILDEPTNHLDIKTKDILKEALIAFDGTMILVSHDRDFLDGLATKVFEFGNKRVKEHFEDITGFLRNKKIENLREVERKS
- a CDS encoding SRPBCC family protein; protein product: MTIIIWIISVIAIIIGLFLLIALFIRKEYAIEKDIIISRPLSDVFAYVRLIKNQDQYNKWWQLDMNSKREYTGTDGQVGFIAAWNSTNNQAGEGAQEITSIKEGESIDCEIRFVRPFAGVSQTTMTTTPLDAQHTKVKWTFNGSSKYPMNAMFAMLKLDQVLGKDLALSLENLKKKLEN
- a CDS encoding DoxX family protein → MKKTNIIYWIFTGLMTAMIGIGGIFDAFAAKEAVEHITRIGYPEYLVPFLGVAKVLGLIAILVPGFPRLKEWAYAGIVYDLAGAMYSHIAFGDGPSEWAGFFIMFGIIAGSYIYHHKRLREKAAVLA
- a CDS encoding ABC transporter ATP-binding protein; this encodes MPLLKVSGISKKSDDGFVLSDIDFSQERFYKIAIAGETGSGKTTLLKIISGLVQPDNGEVLFDDQHVNGPEEQLVPGHSEIAYLSQQYDMPRSLRVEQALGYSNELAGEDAHLVYELCQITEFLKRRTEELSGGERQRVALARALVRSPKLLLLDEPFSNLDITHKNILKEVIYDIGDQLKITSILVSHDPLDTLSWADEILVMKNGRIIQKGIPAQIYNQPVDRYTAGLFGKFNLLPVDKFGDSLSLPSNIVKKNIFLRPEKIRVMPAENNSMSGTVTGVHYFGSHYEVEMAIADTLVTVRSMDSHFQEGARVSISISDKEVWFLD